One genomic segment of Impatiens glandulifera chromosome 6, dImpGla2.1, whole genome shotgun sequence includes these proteins:
- the LOC124943781 gene encoding uncharacterized protein LOC124943781: MASHLKSVKISTMTDEIQKTLCEHAKDDPSCTQKQLQQWVAEKFNLQVSQATISNTIKKSTDYLSTNMDRGGTKRHKELNYRYTMDAEKVIDYPSENKAAAEFLNDEQIISIVMENEKEDEAEYDSTELEPVSRKNVLQATITLRNFLLQYEHSTPQLHNALRMIQDEV; the protein is encoded by the exons ATGGCGTCTCATCTCAAAAGTGTTAAAATATCAACCATGACAGATGAGATACAGAAGACGTTATGTGAGCATGCTAAAGATGATCCATCTTGCACTCAAAAACAACTACAACAATGGGTGGCTGAAAAATTCAATCTACAAGTAAGTCAGGCAACAATATCAAACACCATTAAGAAGTCAACAGATTATCTATCGACTAATATGGATAGAGGTGGTACAAAAAGACACAAAG AATTGAATTATCGTTATACAATGGATGCTGAAAAGGTTATTGATTATCCTAGTGAAAATAAAGCCGCTGCAGAATTTTTGAATGATGAACAAATCATTAGCATTGTTATGgaaaatgagaaagaagatgaagcaGAATATGACAGTACAGAGTTGGAGCCGGTCTCACGAAAGAATGTCCTTCAAGCAACAATTACATTGCGTAATTTTCTCTTGCAATATGAACATAGTACGCCACAGCTCCATAATGCATTAAGAATGATTCAAGATGAAGTGTAA
- the LOC124941439 gene encoding mitochondrial Rho GTPase 1-like has translation MAGGGAGTGGTTVPGDRTGVRIVVAGDKSTGKSSLIVSVVADSFPTNVPPVLPPTKLPDDIYADRVPITIIDTSSSLENRGRLAEELKRADVVVLTYACDQPATLDRLGTFWLPELRRLEVNVPVLLVGCKLDLREDEHPLSLEMIMSPIMQQFREIESCLECSAKKHIQTSEVFYYAQKAVLHPTGPLFDQEAQTLRPRCVRALKRIFILCDHDRDGALSDDELNDFQVKCFNAPLQPSEIVSVKRVVQEKLPEGVNGHGLTLSGFLFLHALFIERGRLETTWTVLRKFGYNNEIRLSDDHLLAPIKRTPDQSVELTNEATDFLRGIFLLYDIDGDGTLRPAELEDLFSTAPESPWDEVPYVDASEKTALGGLTIEGFLSKWALMTLLDPRRSVEYLTYIGYDGDLSSAIRITRRRRLDQKKQQSDRNVYQCFVFGPKMAGKSALLNSFIGRPFTDVYTSTSKERYAVNFVNQHRGTTNKILVLKEIPEDDVKDLLHKKDALADCDIAVFVHDSSDGSSWNRAKELLVDVASHGEATGYEMPCLIVATKDDLDPSPTQIQDSTRVSQDMGIKAPMPISTKLGDLNNIIQSIIKAAEQPHLSIPETEKGRSRKQYDKLVNRSLIFMSVGVAVGIVGLAAYRVYASRKNTSG, from the exons ATGGCCGGAGGAGGAGCAGGCACAGGTGGAACGACGGTACCTGGAGATCGAACCGGTGTTCGTATTGTCGTCGCTGGAGACAAGAGTACAGGTAAATCCAGCTTGATTGTCAGTGTAGTTGCCGATAGTTTTCCTACCAATGTTCCTCCGGTTTTACCGCCGACTAAGTTGCCCGATGATATTTATGCTGATCGTGTTCCCATCACTATCATCGATACCTCTTCTAG TCTGGAGAATAGAGGTAGACTCGCTGAAGAACTGAAGAGAGCTGATGTTGTGGTTCTTACTTACGCTTGCGATCAGCCAGCAACACTCGACAGATTGGGAACCTTCTGGCTTCCCGAGTTGCGTAGGCTTGAG GTAAATGTTCCAGTTCTATTGGTGGGTTGCAAGTTGGACTTGAGAGAAGATGAACATCCATTGAGTTTGGAGATGATCATGTCACCAATTATGCAACAATTTCGGGAAATTGAATCTTGTCTTGAGTGCTCGGCGAAAAAGCAcattcag ACTTCGGAGGTTTTCTACTATGCACAGAAAGCAGTACTTCATCCTACAGGTCCATTGTTTGACCAGGAGGCCCAAACTTTGAGGCCACGGTGTGTTAGGGCTTTGAAACGGATATTCATTCTCTGTGATCATGACAGGGATGGTGCACTTAGTGATGACGAACTAAATGATTTTCAG GTCAAGTGTTTCAATGCTCCACTACAGCCTTCTGAAATTGTGAGTGTGAAGAGAGTTGTTCAAGAAAAACTTCCTGAAGGTGTGAATGGCCATGGCCTTACATTATCAGGCTTTTTGTTTCTCCATGCACTTTTTATTGAAAGGGGCCGTCTTGAAACAACCTGGACTGTCCTACGGAAGTTTGGATACAATAATGAGATTCGACTCAGTGATGACCATCTTCTTGCACCTATTAAGCGAACTCCTGACCAG AGTGTGGAGCTGACAAATGAAGCTACGGATTTCCTTCGTGGAATCTTCTTGCTCTACGACATTGATGGG GATGGAACCCTTCGGCCAGCTGAGCTAGAAGATCTTTTTTCTACTGCACCAGAGag TCCTTGGGATGAAGTTCCATATGTGGATGCTTCAGAGAAAACTGCTTTGGGTGGACTAACAATTGAAGGTTTCTTGTCGAAG TGGGCCCTCATGACACTTCTCGATCCAAGACGAAGTGTGGAGTATCTAACATATATTGGATACGATGGTGATCTTTCATCTGCTATCCGCATCACTAGAAGAAGGCGATTAGATCAGAAAAAACAACAATCTGATAGGAATGTCTACCAATGCTTCGTATTTGGCCCAAAAATGGCTGGGAAGTCTGCCTTGTTGAATTCTTTCATTGGGAG GCCTTTCACTGATGTATATACTTCAACCAGCAAAGAGCGTTATGCAGTTAATTTTGTCAACCAACACAGG GGGACAACAAATAAAATTCTTGTCCTAAAAGAGATCCCGGAAGATGATGTTAAAGATCTGTTACATAAGAAAGATGCATTGGCAGATTGTGATATAGCCGTATTTGTCCATGACAG TTCGGATGGGTCTTCATGGAACAGAGCAAAGGAACTGCTTGTGGATGTTGCAAGTCATGGGGAAGCTACTGGCTATGAAATGCCTTGCCTCATTGTTGCAACTAAAGATGACCTAGATCCTTCTCCTACTCAGATACAAGATTCAACCagg GTAAGCCAGGACATGGGAATAAAGGCACCAATGCCTATAAGCACAAAGTTAGGAGATCTTAACAACATAATCCAAAGCATCATTAAGGCGGCGGAACAACCTCATTTAAGTATACCCGAAACTGAAAAGGGTAGAAGTCGTAAGCAGTATGACAAGCTGGTTAACCGATCCCTTATATTTATGTCAG TTGGAGTTGCTGTTGGCATAGTTGGGTTGGCAGCTTATCGTGTTTATGCTTCAAGGAAGAATACCTCTGGTTAA
- the LOC124941928 gene encoding pentatricopeptide repeat-containing protein At3g05340 — protein sequence MKSRWVLIKLREEIPIWVSSLLSRCITHSSGDSSGTRYLLDHVNISLLLSSSGREKHLRLGSSIHASIIKIPEFFNPFINQRNLLVVWNSLLAMYAKCGEFTNAANLFDEMPVRDTVSCNTMLSMLLRNGEMEKGFVYVRKMQELGIYRFDQATLTTILSACDDEPCLAYFNEIIHAFAFSNGFENEVSVGNALITSYFKYGKFSSGRKVFDEMVMNRNVVTWTAMMSGLLHNNCFEESLSLFVEMHKGSVEANSLTYLSSLTACSGLQALEQGEQIHALVWKLGYRFDLYIESALMDMYSKCGTMGNVLRIFDSAKMVDDISMTVVLVGFAQNGFEQEAVEVFRMMVNSGIEIDPNMVSAVLGVFGLDTSLFFGKQIHSLAIKKQFCSNTFVSNGLINMYSKCGDLEDAKKVFNWMSCKNSITWNTMISAFARHGRGLESLELYSKMTKEIEPTDVTFLSLLHACSHVGLVKKGVEFLNSMIGVYKIAPRMEHYACIVDMLGRAGLLYEAKAFIEELPLNPGVLVWESLLGACSIHGDPEMGKYAANKLSSIAHNSASPYVSMANIYSSRGRWNDRERTIRRMKDAGVSKEVGISWIEVEKEVHEFVVGDRLHPKSWEIRDLLGEIYRMIDDGYGLDKQNFHYYLD from the coding sequence ATGAAATCCAGATGGGTTTTAATCAAACTCAGGGAAGAAATTCCCATATGGGTATCTTCTCTTCTCTCCCGCTGCATAACCCATTCTTCCGGCGACTCTTCCGGCACCAGATACCTTCTCGACCATGTAAACATCAGCCTCCTTCTATCTTCTTCCGGCAGAGAAAAACATCTCCGGCTAGGTTCTTCCATCCACGCCTCCATCATCAAGATCCCAGAATTCTTCAATCCCTTCATTAACCAGCGAAATCTGCTTGTTGTTTGGAATTCTCTACTCGCAATGTATGCAAAATGTGGTGAGTTCACTAATGCAGCTAACCTGTTCGATGAAATGCCTGTGAGAGATACTGTCTCTTGTAACACAATGTTATCGATGCTTTTAAGGAATGGGGAAATGGAGAAAGGTTTTGTTTACGTTAGGAAAATGCAGGAATTGGGTATTTATCGATTTGATCAAGCAACACTTACTACAATCTTGTCTGCTTGTGATGATGAACCATGTTTGGCTTATTTCAATGAGATAATACATGCATTTGCGTTTTCAAATGGGTTTGAGAATGAAGTATCTGTTGGGAATGCTTTGATCACTTCTTATTTCAAATATGGAAAGTTTAGTTCAGGAAGAAAGGTGTTTGATGAGATGGTTATGAATAGGAACGTTGTAACATGGACAGCGATGATGTCGGGTCTTTTACATAACAATTGTTTTGAAGAAAGTTTGAGTTTGTTCGTGGAAATGCATAAAGGATCGGTTGAAGCCAATTCTTTAACGTATTTAAGTTCTTTAACTGCTTGCTCGGGTTTGCAGGCACTCGAACAAGGCGAGCAGATCCACGCACTTGTTTGGAAGCTAGGGTATCGGTTTGATTTATACATTGAAAGCGCATTAATGGATATGTACTCGAAATGTGGAACAATGGGAAACGTTTTGAGAATTTTCGATTCTGCTAAGATGGTTGATGATATTTCCATGACTGTGGTTCTTGTTGGTTTCGCACAAAATGGGTTTGAACAAGAGGCTGTCGAGGTTTTCCGAATGATGGTGAATTCGGGAATTGAAATTGATCCGAACATGGTTTCTGCTGTTCTAGGCGTGTTTGGATTAGACACTTCGTTGTTTTTTGGTAAACAAATTCACTCTTTAGCGATAAAGAAACAGTTTTGCTCGAACACATTTGTTAGTAACGGCTTAATCAACATGTACTCGAAATGTGGTGATTTGGAGGATGCGAAGAAAGTGTTTAATTGGATGTCTTGTAAGAATTCCATAACTTGGAACACTATGATATCCGCGTTTGCTCGCCATGGACGTGGTTTAGAATCTCTCGAACTATATTCGAAAATGACCAAAGAAATCGAACCAACCGATGTCACATTCCTCTCGTTGCTTCACGCGTGTAGCCATGTTGGTTTGGTTAAAAAAGGTGTCGAATTTTTAAACTCTATGATCGGAGTATACAAGATTGCCCCTCGGATGGAACATTATGCTTGTATTGTTGACATGTTGGGCCGAGCGGGGCTTCTTTATGAAGCGAAAGCTTTTATCGAGGAGTTACCTTTGAACCCCGGAGTTCTTGTTTGGGAGTCGTTACTTGGTGCTTGTAGCATTCATGGTGATCCCGAGATGGGGAAATACGCGGCCAATAAGCTATCGTCGATTGCTCATAATAGTGCGTCTCCTTATGTTTCAatggcgaatatttattcttcGAGAGGGCGATGGAATGATCGGGAGAGGACTATAAGGCGGATGAAGGATGCGGGTGTGTCGAAAGAAGTTGGGATAAGTTGGATTGAAGTTGAGAAAGAAGTGCATGAATTTGTCGTTGGGGATCGATTGCATCCGAAAAGTTGGGAGATTCGCGATTTATTGGGAGAGATTTATCGGATGATCGATGATGGATATGGTTtagataaacaaaattttcactACTATTTAGACTAG
- the LOC124942607 gene encoding uncharacterized protein LOC124942607 encodes MAQTTLLPLLLRRLRPIYPLFPSHLITTRHFSSHDSPHSNAATSSSTSSNQSNPSSLSSRMSFVFDQIDAIEKERSQKDDALLRIRAWRESKKNKTIEGTRTEIESNQLGSSESMEVESTPVELEGEEVVVEKRGEGLLGRKLQLVHPWKEWIDFMERLVRQNYFDHRRKDEDKMIEDLGFRISDAIDEGFDFTRDWRTVQTAVVNFGKDRFDILRSLSRQDIQVLVGHGCPSSDKRVVYSAKLLRKYSHVDEGDVCSSCSLRNSCEKAYLLTNKEDEAQTIDVMRVLLTYGFDPVNGSVVNEPLLKIKSIKAVVRKLLHEVVKLSAVPIDPNLPPPVKKIPPPKVKQPPPPPRRVGRDDIEMKRGDWLCPKCDFMNFAKNLACLQCDGKRPKRQLLPGEWECPECNFLNYRRNMVCFHCEHKRPPDEYTEQDMGRKEHISKSPNRAEVSGSWNFDFDDDESDGADVAAFEYADSHKRDGDDNNNYSLGNNRQTLRRLEETSFSRGQQRDEPDRAGFDDFDDEEEDNIDSYDIQTQGHSKPSIGFSDIESDNESDDIGTDVTQNRSSQKTHSRNRGGITHDSDEDYGISSEPDDLDDRIGSRRTNTKRAVSYGSDDDYGVSSRADDFLDERVGSRRDRDDDLKPRERNRQYDDNEFNRSPGKSHRKREYGNDFIRSEGGSSQRDNNYRRQSMRERDGDDSHKFGRSGGRREGGGFNDRGKERFGGRREGGFNDRESRSDRKRGFGDERPRFGGRREGGFNDGENRSDRKRGFGDERPRFGGRREGGFNDGENRSDRKRGFGDERPRRPRGSTR; translated from the exons ATGGCACAAACTACTCTCCTTCCTCTTCTCCTCCGCCGCCTTAGACCCATTTATCCTCTCTTTCCGTCTCATCTCATCACGACCCGACACTTCTCTTCTCACGACTCCCCTCACTCCAATGCCGCAACCAGTTCCTCTACTTCTTCTAATCAATCTAACCCTTCATCTCTCTCATCTCGAATGAGCTTCGTCTTCGACCAAATCGATGCTATTGAGAAAGAACGGTCACAGAAAGACGACGCTCTCCTGCGGATCCGTGCTTGGCGCGAATCGAAGAAGAATAAAACTATTGAAGGTACTAGAACAGAGATTGAGAGTAATCAACTGGGTTCAAGTGAATCGATGGAAGTTGAATCAACTCCGGTGGAATTGGAAGGGGAGGAAGTGGTGGTGGAGAAGAGGGGAGAAGGGTTGTTAGGAAGGAAACTTCAGTTGGTTCATCCGTGGAAAGAATGGATAGATTTTATGGAGAGGCTGGTGCGGCAGAATTACTTTGATCATCGGAGGAAGGATGAAGATAAGATGATTGAGGATTTGGGTTTTAGGATATCTGATGCTATTGATGAAGGGTTTGATTTTACAAGGGATTGGAGAACGGTTCAGACTGCTGTTGTTAATTTTGGCAAAGATCGGTTTGATATCTTGAG GTCATTGTCGAGACAGGATATCCAAGTTTTGGTTGGTCATGGATGCCCTAGTTCCGACAAAAGAGTGGTTTATTCAGCAAAACTGTTGAGAAAATACTCCCACGTTGATGAAGGAGAT GTTTGTAGTTCTTGCAGTTTGAGGAATTCCTGTGAAAAAGCATATCTTCTTACAAATAAAGAGGATGAAGCACAGACTATTGATGTTATGCGTGTCTTATTGACGTATGGATTTGATCCAGTGAATGGGTCTGTTGTTAATGAGCCCCTtctgaaaataaaatcaatcaaggCCGTTGTGCGTAAGCTACTTCATGAAGTTGTCAAGCTTAGTGCAGTTCCAATAGATCCCAATCTTCCTCCTCCTGTAAAGAAAATTCCTCCGCCAAAAGTGAAACAACCACCTCCCCCTCCAAGACGAGTTGGACGTGATGATATTGAAATGAAGAGAGGAGATTGGCTATGCCCCAA GTGTGACTTTATGAATTTTGCAAAGAATTTAGCTTGCCTGCAATGCGATGGCAAGCGCCCCAAAAGACAGCTTCTTCCAGGAGAATGGGAGTGCCCCGA GTGCAATTTCTTGAATTACAGAAGAAACATGGTATGTTTCCACTGCGAACATAAAAGACCACCAGACGAATACACCGAGCAAGATATGGGACGAAAAGAACACATTTCAAAATCCCCTAACCGAGCCGAAGTCTCAGGTTCTTGGAACTTCGATTTTGACGACGACGAATCCGACGGAGCAGACGTTGCAGCATTCGAGTACGCCGATTCTCATAAACGCGACGgcgatgataataataattattcccTTGGTAATAATCGCCAAACTCTCAGAAGGCTTGAAGAAACTTCCTTTTCGAGAGGACAACAAAGAGACGAACCCGATCGTGCAGGATTCGATGATTTCGAcgacgaagaagaagataacATCGACAGCTACGATATTCAAACTCAAGGCCATTCTAAGCCTTCAATTGGATTCTCCGACATTGAAAGTGATAACGAATCTGATGACATCGGTACTGACGTAACCCAAAACCGATCTAGTCAGAAAACACACAGTAGAAACCGTGGTGGTATTACTCACGACTCTGACGAAGACTACGGAATAAGTTCTGAACCTGACGATTTAGACGATAGAATTGGTTCAAGGCGTACCAACACAAAGCGCGCTGTTAGTTATGGATCTGACGATGATTACGGAGTAAGTTCTCGAGCTGATGATTTTCTAGACGAGAGAGTTGGATCTCGGCGTGATAGAGATGATGACCTAAAGCCTCGAGAAAGGAACCGGCAATACGATGACAATGAATTCAATAGATCTCCGGGTAAGAGCCATAGGAAACGAGAATATGGGAATGACTTCATTCGTTCTGAAGGTGGTAGTTCTCAAAGAGATAATAACTATAGGAGGCAGAGTATGAGGGAAAGAGATGGCGACGATTCTCATAAATTTGGACGGTCTGGTGGTCGGAGGGAAGGAGGAGGGTTTAATGATCGTGGTAAGGAACGGTTTGGTGGTCGGAGGGAAGGAGGGTTTAATGATCGCGAGAGTCGGTCAGATAGGAAAAGAGGATTTGGCGACGAGAGACCTCGGTTTGGTGGTCGGAGGGAAGGAGGATTTAATGATGGTGAGAATCGGTCGGATAGGAAAAGAGGGTTTGGCGACGAGAGACCTCGGTTTGGTGGTCGGAGAGAAGGAGGGTTTAACGATGGTGAGAATAGGTCGGATAGGAAAAGAGGGTTTGGCGACGAGAGACCTCGGAGG